The following proteins are encoded in a genomic region of Candidatus Angelobacter sp.:
- a CDS encoding basic secretory protein-like protein, translated as MTPITTRRLLVAGMFLLLSAPLSNAGVRVSTEHNPGGSGFRFKAVPAPANNDAATKGTFTLVDGERDGNGGEPDVLHDGRVPADEDQPAENFFFRAGTDGGRLQLDLGSVIAVKQVNTYSWHTGTRAPQVYKLFAAEGGTDGFNAAPKRGTDPLSCGWKLVASVDTRPSEDDGGGQYGVTMSDPESGVLGRYRYLLFDISRTEDRDAFGNTFYSEIDVIDANGPAPTAAPAGDEEPIVRSFAAEGGKYKFTLDATAAPDLMEWADAKLRPVVQEWYPKLVAMLPSDGFEAATNVTLRFRNDMGGTPAAAAGGRINLNSGWFRRELKREAVGSVVHEMVHVVQNYGRARRSNPNATRTPGWLVEGIADYIRWFLYEPETKGAEITERNLARTKYDASYRITGNFLNWVTQNHDHEIVRKLNAAAREGKYAEQLWKDWTGKTLQELGDDWKKTNEERISAAQAGSGAKKPDAVVK; from the coding sequence ATGACACCCATCACGACTCGCCGACTGTTGGTCGCGGGAATGTTTCTCCTGCTGTCCGCGCCGCTCTCAAACGCCGGGGTCAGGGTTTCCACTGAACACAATCCCGGCGGATCGGGCTTCAGGTTCAAAGCCGTGCCCGCGCCCGCGAACAACGACGCTGCCACGAAGGGGACGTTCACATTGGTGGACGGCGAGCGCGATGGGAACGGAGGCGAACCGGACGTCCTGCATGACGGGCGGGTTCCCGCGGACGAGGATCAGCCGGCGGAGAATTTCTTTTTCCGCGCCGGCACGGATGGCGGCAGGCTTCAACTCGATCTCGGCAGCGTCATTGCGGTGAAGCAGGTGAACACCTACTCATGGCACACCGGTACGCGCGCCCCGCAGGTTTACAAGCTGTTCGCGGCCGAGGGCGGCACAGATGGATTCAATGCGGCGCCCAAGAGGGGAACCGACCCGCTATCGTGCGGATGGAAGCTCGTCGCCAGTGTGGACACGCGCCCATCGGAAGATGATGGCGGCGGCCAGTACGGGGTGACGATGTCGGACCCCGAGTCAGGCGTGCTGGGCCGGTATCGCTACCTGCTGTTCGACATTTCGCGAACCGAGGATCGGGACGCCTTCGGAAACACGTTTTACAGCGAGATCGATGTGATCGACGCCAACGGGCCGGCGCCCACGGCCGCGCCAGCCGGCGACGAAGAACCCATCGTCAGATCGTTCGCGGCGGAAGGAGGGAAATACAAGTTCACGCTCGACGCGACAGCAGCGCCGGACCTGATGGAGTGGGCGGACGCAAAACTCCGGCCGGTCGTCCAGGAATGGTACCCGAAGCTCGTCGCGATGTTGCCGAGCGACGGCTTCGAGGCGGCGACCAACGTCACGTTGAGGTTCCGGAATGACATGGGCGGCACGCCGGCGGCAGCCGCGGGCGGCCGGATCAATCTGAACAGCGGCTGGTTCCGGCGGGAATTGAAACGCGAAGCGGTCGGCTCGGTCGTGCACGAGATGGTCCACGTGGTCCAGAATTACGGACGCGCGAGGCGCTCGAACCCCAACGCCACCCGCACCCCGGGCTGGCTGGTCGAGGGCATCGCCGACTACATCCGCTGGTTCCTCTATGAGCCGGAGACGAAGGGAGCCGAGATCACGGAGCGGAATCTGGCGCGGACGAAATATGACGCGAGCTACCGCATCACGGGCAATTTTCTGAATTGGGTCACGCAGAACCATGACCACGAAATCGTCCGCAAGCTGAACGCCGCCGCGCGGGAGGGAAAGTACGCCGAGCAGCTTTGGAAGGATTGGACGGGCAAAACGCTCCAGGAACTCGGTGACGACTGGAAAAAAACCAACGAAGAGCGGATCAGCGCCGCACAA